Sequence from the Segatella copri genome:
TTATCTCTACGCTGATGGGCGTAGGTATCATGGTATCTATCAACCAGCGCCTGGATGCAGAGACCATCAACATGGTAGCTGAGGAGTTCGGTTTCAAGACCGAATACGTGAGTGCCGAGGTTCAGGAGGCCGTGAGCGAGGAAGTGGATGATGAGAACGACTTGGTTCCACGTGCTCCAATCGTAACCGTCATGGGTCACGTAGACCATGGTAAGACCTCTTTGCTCGACTATATCCGCAATACCAATGTGATTGCCGGTGAGGCAGGTGGTATTACCCAGCATATCGGTGCCTATAGTGTGACCCTGAAAAGCGGTCGCAAGGTAACCTTCCTTGATACTCCAGGCCACGAGGCGTTTACCGCCATGCGTGCCCGTGGTGCCCAGGCTACCGATATCGCCATCATCATCATCGCAGCCGATGACTCTGTGATGCCTACTACCAAGGAGGCTATCGCTCATGCCCAGGCTGCCGGTGTGCCTATGGTATTCGCAATCAACAAGATTGATAAGCCAGGTGCTAACCCAGACCGTATCCGTGAGGACTTGGCTAACATGAACCTGCTCGTTGAGGAGTGGGGTGGTAAGTATCAGTGCCAGGAAATCAGTGCCAAGAAGGGTATCGGTGTTCACGATTTGCTCGACAAGGTGCTCCTCGAGGCTGACATGCTCGACTTGAAGGCTAACCCTAACCGTCGTGCTACAGGTACCATCATCGAGTCTTCTCTCGACAAGGGTCGTGGATATGTTTCTACCGTATTGGTAGCCAACGGTACCTTGAAGGTTGGCGACATCGTACTCGCCGGTACTTCTTGGGGTCGTGTTAAGGCGATGTTCAATGAGCGTAATGCCAACATCAAGTCAGCAGCTCCTGCTGAGCCAGCTATCATCCTCGGTTTGAACGGTGCGCCTACTGCAGGTGACCAGTTCCACGTAATCGAGACTGAGCAGGAGGCTCGCGAAATCGCCAACAAGCGTGAGCAGTTGCAGCGTGAGCAGGGCTTGCGTACTCAGAAGCGCTTGACCCTGGGTGATATCTCTCACCGTATCGCACGTGGTGAGTTCCATGAGTTGAACGTCATCGTGAAGGGTGATACCGATGGTTCTGTTGAGGCTTTGAGCGACTCATTCATCAAGCTTTCTACCGAGAAGGTTCAGGTGAACGTGGTGAACAAGGCTGTGGGTCAGATTTCTGAGAACGACGTGATGCTGGCATCTGCATCAGATGCAGTCATCGTTGGTTTCCAGGTTCGTCCATCTGCCGATGCTCGCAAGGCTGCCGACCGTGAGGGTGTTGAAATCAACACATACTCTATCATCTACGATGCTATCGACGATATCAAGAGTGCGATGGTTGGTATGCTCGACAAGGTGAAGAAGGAAATCGTTACCGGTCAGGTTGAGGTTAAGCAAACCTTCAAGATTTCTAAGGTGGGTACTATTGCCGGTGGTCTCGTTACCGAGGGTAAGGTACACGCTAAGGATAAGGCTCGCGTCATCCGTGACGGTATCGTGATACGTACTGCAGAAATCGGTGCCTTGAAGCGTTACAAGGACGATGTCAAGGAGGTGGTTACCGGTATGGAATGCGGTTTGAGCCTCGTCAACTACAACGATATTCAGGAGGGCGACGTTATCGAGACCTTCACTGAGATCGAGGTAGAGCAGAAGCTTTAATAAAGTGAAGAGTGAAGAACGAAAAGTGAAGAAATCATTTGTTTTTCGCTCTATCATATATATAATAAGGTAGGGATGAGTCCTCAGCGGCTTATCCCTATTTAGGGTTAAAATAACGAAAGGTTATTCTAAATAACAATGGCAGAAATAGAGAAAGAACAGAATCAGGTTGTCAAGGATGTGATAGACCAGAAATACGAGTATGGTTTTACCACCGATGTACATACTGAAATCATAGAAAAGGGTCTCAACGAGGATGTTGTGCGCCTGATCTCGCAGAAGAAGGGAGAGCCAGACTGGATGCTCGAATTTCGTCTGAAAGCCTACAATTACTGGAAGACGCTCAAGGAGCCAAAGTGGGGACACGTTCACGTGCCACCTATTGACTACCAGGAGATTTCATACTATGCCGACCCTTTGGCAAAGAAGCCGAAGAATAAGGAGATTGATCCTGAGCTGGAGAAGACATTCGATAAACTTGGTATTCCTCTGGAGGAGCGCTTGGCTTTGAGCGGCACTGCCGTGGATGCCATCATGGACTCTGTGTCGGTAAAGACTACTTTCAAGGAGAAACTCCGTGAAAAGGGCGTCATCTTCTGCAGTATCGGTGAGGCTGTGAAGGAGCATCCTGATTTGGTAAGAGAGTATCTGGGAACCGTAGTTCCTTATCGTGATAACTTTTATGCAGCCTTGAACAGTTGCGTATTCAGTGATGGCTCATTCGTTTATATTCCTAAGGGTGTCCGCTGTCCGATGGAGTTGAGCAGTTACTTCCGCATCAATGCCCGTAACACCGGTCAGTTTGAGCGTACATTGATCATCGCCGATGATGATGCCTACGTTTCTTACCTAGAGGGATGTACAGCGCCAATGCGTGATGAGAACCAGCTTCATGCAGCTATCGTAGAGATTATCGTCAAGGATAATGCTGAGGTGAAATACTCTACCGTTCAGAACTGGTATCCTGGTGATGAGCATGGTAAGGGTGGTGTGCTGAACCTGGTAACCAAGCGAGGCGACTTGCGCGGTGTGAACTCTAAGTTGAGCTGGACTCAGGTAGAGACGGGTTCTGCGATTACCTGGAAGTATCCTTCCTGTATCTTGCGTGGCGACAACTCTGTAGCTGAGTTCTACAGCGTGGCTGTTACCAACAACTATCAGGAGGCTGATACCGGTACCAAGATGATTCACATGGGTAAGAACACCAAGAGCACCATCATTTCGAAGGGTATCTCGGCTGGTCATAGCCAGAACTCCTATCGTGGTCTGGTTCGTGCTACATCCAATGCCGACAATGCCCGCAACTACAGTTCCTGCGACTCTTTGTTGCTGGGCAGCGATTGTGGAGCGCATACCTTCCCATATATGGATGCCCATAACGATACAGCCGTGTTCGAGCATGAGGCAACTACCTCGAAGATTTCAGAAGACCAGCTCTTCTATTGCAATCAGCGAGGTATTCCTACCGAGGAGGCTGTCGGCTTGATCGTAAACGGTTATGCCAAGGATGTGCTCAACAAGTTGCCTATGGAGTTTGCCGTTGAGGCACAGAAACTCCTGAGTGTTTCACTCGAAGGAACCGTAGGATAGTTATCATAATTCTCGATGAAATCGATAAAAATTGACTAAAATTATGTTAGAGGTAAAGAATCTGCATGCTACTATTGCAGGCAAAGAAATATTGAAAGGTATCAACCTGACTATCAACGACGGTGAGATACATGCTATCATGGGACCAAACGGTTCCGGTAAGTCAACCTTGAGCGCTGTGCTCACAGGTAACCCTCTCTATACCGTAACCGAGGGTGAGGCTATCTTCAACGGCAAGAACCTTCTGGATATGAAGCCAGAGGACCGTGCCCGTGAAGGCTTGTTCCTCTCTTTCCAGTATCCGGTGGAGATTCCTGGCGTATCCATGACCAACTTCATGCGTGCGGCTATCAATGCCAAGCGTGAGTATCAGGGTTTGGAACCATTGAATACAAGCGAATTCATGAAGCTGATGCGTGAGAAGCGCGAGTTGGTGGAATTGGATAGCAAGTTGGCTCGCCGTTCTGTAAATGAAGGTTTCTCGGGTGGTGAGAAGAAGCGCAACGAGATTTTCCAGATGGCTATGCTGGAGCCAAAGCTTTCTATTCTCGATGAAACCGACTCTGGTCTCGACGTGGATGCGATGCGTATCGTGGCTGACGGTGTGAACAAGATGCATACCGACAAGACTTCTGCCATCGTCATCACTCATTATGAGCGTCTGCTCGATATGATTAAGCCAAGTGTGGTTCACGTACTCTATAAGGGTAGAATTGTGAAGACTGCCGGTCCTGAACTTGCCAAGGAGATTGAGGCTCGTGGCTACGATTGGATCAAGGCTGAAGTAGATGAGAAATAATAAGGAGGATGGCTATGCTTTCAGAAAAACAATATTTAGACTTGTATCAGTCTTCTTCGAGAATGATCAAGAAGAACAGTGCTGAGGTGCTCAATGCGGTGCGCGATGCTGCATTCGAGGACTTCCGTCGCCTGGGCTTCCCTTCCCGAAAGGTAGAAAGATACAAGTATACAGATATGAGCGCCATCTTCGAGCCAGACTATGGCTTGAACTTGAACCGTCTGGAAATTCCGGTAGATCCATACGAGGCTTTCCGCTGCGATGTGCCTAACCTGAGCACTTCGCTCTACTTCGTGGTGAACGATGCTTTCTATAACAAGGCATTGCCAAAGGTGGAGTTGCCAGAGGGTGTTATCGTGGACTCTTTGAACAAGATTGCTGCAGAAAACCCTGAATTCATCGAGAAATACTACGCTAAGATTGCCAAAACCGATGAAGATGGCATCACGGCATTGAATACATTTCTGGCACAGGATGGCTTGCTGATTTATGTTCCAAAGAACGTGAAGGTGGAGCGAACCATTCAGGTTATCAATATCCTTCGTTCAGATGTAGATTTGATGGTAAACCGTCGTGTTCTCATCGTTATGGAACAGGGTGCTGAGGCCAAGTTCCTCTTCTGCGACCATGCTGCTGATGATAAGAACTTCCTCGCTACTCAGGTTATCGAGGCTTATGTTGGTGAGAATGCCAGTCTCGACCTCTATTGTCTGGAGGAGACTCATTACAAGAACCGTCGTGTCAGCAACGTGTATATCGAGCAGCAGGCTAACAGCCGCGTGAACCATAACGTCATCACGCTTCATAACGGTATTACCCGCAACCGCCTCGACCTCGTATTCAAGGGCGATGGAGCTGAGTGCTTCTGCAATGGTTGTGTGATTGCCGACAAGAACCAGGTGGTTGACAACAATACGCTTATCGATCACCAGGTGGGTCATTGTACCAGCAACGAGCTTTATAAGTATGTACTCGATGGTGAGGCACGTGGTGCTTTTGCCGGTAGAGTGTTGGTTCGTCATGGTGCCCAGAAAACTGTTTCTCAGGAAACCAACCAGAACCTCTGTGCTACGAAGACTGCCCGTATGTTCACCCAGCCGATGCTGGAGATTTATGCCGATGATGTGAAGTGTGCGCATGGAAGTACTGTTGGTCAGCTCAACGATGCCGCATTGTTCTATATGCAGCAGCGTGGTGTGAGCCGCGAGGAGGCTAAGTTGCTCCTTCAGTTTGCATTTATCAATGAAGTCATCGATAAGATGGAGCTGGAGCCATTGCGTGACCGCCTGCATCATCTCGTAGAGAAGCGATTCCGTGGTGAACTCAATAAGTGTGAGGGCTGCAAGCTTTGCAAGTAGATAATATCCTTTTAAAGGAGTTAAGTTCTTAAAAATATGTATGATATCAATCAAGTAAGAGCAGATTTCCCGATTTTATCGAGAAAGGTCTATGATAAGCCATTGGTGTATCTGGATAATGCGGCAACCACGCAGAAGCCATTGTGCGTGCTCGATGCCATGCGCGACGAGTATCTCAATGTAAATGCCAATGTGCATCGTGGTGTTCACTATCTCTCTCAGCAGGCTACCGACCTTCATGAGGCAGCCCGCGAAACCGTGCGCAAGTTTATCAATGCGCCTAAGGTTGAGGAAGTCATCTTTACCCGTGGTACTACAGAGAGTCTGAATCTCGTGGTTTCATCGTTCTGCGATGCTTTTATGAGCGAGGGCGACGAGGTGATTATCTCTACCATGGAGCATCACTCCAATATCGTGCCTTGGCAGTTGCAGGCTGCCAAGAAGGGAATCGCTATCCGTGTAATCCCTATCAGCGATAAAGGTGAGATTAACCTCGATGAATTCGCCAATTTATTTACCGAACGCACCAAAATCGTGAGCATTGCCCAGGTGAGCAACGTGCTCGGTACGGTGAATCCGGTAAAAGAGATGATAAAGATTGCTCATGAGCACGATGTGCCTGTCATGGTGGATGGCGCTCAGAGTACTCCTCACTTCGCTGTGGACGTACAGGATATGGATTGCGATTTCTTCGCTTTCAGCGGACATAAGATTT
This genomic interval carries:
- a CDS encoding aminotransferase class V-fold PLP-dependent enzyme yields the protein MYDINQVRADFPILSRKVYDKPLVYLDNAATTQKPLCVLDAMRDEYLNVNANVHRGVHYLSQQATDLHEAARETVRKFINAPKVEEVIFTRGTTESLNLVVSSFCDAFMSEGDEVIISTMEHHSNIVPWQLQAAKKGIAIRVIPISDKGEINLDEFANLFTERTKIVSIAQVSNVLGTVNPVKEMIKIAHEHDVPVMVDGAQSTPHFAVDVQDMDCDFFAFSGHKIYGPTGIGVLYGKEEWLDKLPPYQGGGEMIESVSFEKTTFEKLPFKFEAGTPDYVATHGLAKAIDYVSALGMDNIAKHEQELTRYCMEQMRTIDGIRLFGEQEGKDAVVSFLVGDIHHMDMGTLLDRLGIAVRTGHHCAQPLMDRYGILGTVRASFALYNTKEEIDALVAGVKRVAMMF
- the infB gene encoding translation initiation factor IF-2 encodes the protein MSIRLNKALRELNIGLQTAVEFLEKRKDLGDVKAEPSFKLTDQQYKALNDAFSQDREVRDQAEKLFTKKAKDKKRAPEQKDNRAESLLESNGQQQYKPLGKIDLDNIGKKPAAESVADKPETAAVSPEQKKDAPKAEQKKEQKPQQASQHKQQMKQENHQKSQQSNAQMNKQNAPQGKKEHHHAKNETAQHSAGAADNSVFTLKSEKKFTANEPKVLGKIDLSSLNQSTRPKKKTKEERRKEREEKMAQQHNERKKRVRINKERVDINAEAKNNGGGNGNNGGNNKKNKNRNRNNNNNNRGNNNNRGNQRQIEVDDEAVARQVKETLARLTSKSQNKKGAKYRKEKREAVQEKLQDQARQEQKESKTLKLTEFVTVSELATMMDISVTQVISTLMGVGIMVSINQRLDAETINMVAEEFGFKTEYVSAEVQEAVSEEVDDENDLVPRAPIVTVMGHVDHGKTSLLDYIRNTNVIAGEAGGITQHIGAYSVTLKSGRKVTFLDTPGHEAFTAMRARGAQATDIAIIIIAADDSVMPTTKEAIAHAQAAGVPMVFAINKIDKPGANPDRIREDLANMNLLVEEWGGKYQCQEISAKKGIGVHDLLDKVLLEADMLDLKANPNRRATGTIIESSLDKGRGYVSTVLVANGTLKVGDIVLAGTSWGRVKAMFNERNANIKSAAPAEPAIILGLNGAPTAGDQFHVIETEQEAREIANKREQLQREQGLRTQKRLTLGDISHRIARGEFHELNVIVKGDTDGSVEALSDSFIKLSTEKVQVNVVNKAVGQISENDVMLASASDAVIVGFQVRPSADARKAADREGVEINTYSIIYDAIDDIKSAMVGMLDKVKKEIVTGQVEVKQTFKISKVGTIAGGLVTEGKVHAKDKARVIRDGIVIRTAEIGALKRYKDDVKEVVTGMECGLSLVNYNDIQEGDVIETFTEIEVEQKL
- the sufD gene encoding Fe-S cluster assembly protein SufD yields the protein MLSEKQYLDLYQSSSRMIKKNSAEVLNAVRDAAFEDFRRLGFPSRKVERYKYTDMSAIFEPDYGLNLNRLEIPVDPYEAFRCDVPNLSTSLYFVVNDAFYNKALPKVELPEGVIVDSLNKIAAENPEFIEKYYAKIAKTDEDGITALNTFLAQDGLLIYVPKNVKVERTIQVINILRSDVDLMVNRRVLIVMEQGAEAKFLFCDHAADDKNFLATQVIEAYVGENASLDLYCLEETHYKNRRVSNVYIEQQANSRVNHNVITLHNGITRNRLDLVFKGDGAECFCNGCVIADKNQVVDNNTLIDHQVGHCTSNELYKYVLDGEARGAFAGRVLVRHGAQKTVSQETNQNLCATKTARMFTQPMLEIYADDVKCAHGSTVGQLNDAALFYMQQRGVSREEAKLLLQFAFINEVIDKMELEPLRDRLHHLVEKRFRGELNKCEGCKLCK
- the sufB gene encoding Fe-S cluster assembly protein SufB; this translates as MAEIEKEQNQVVKDVIDQKYEYGFTTDVHTEIIEKGLNEDVVRLISQKKGEPDWMLEFRLKAYNYWKTLKEPKWGHVHVPPIDYQEISYYADPLAKKPKNKEIDPELEKTFDKLGIPLEERLALSGTAVDAIMDSVSVKTTFKEKLREKGVIFCSIGEAVKEHPDLVREYLGTVVPYRDNFYAALNSCVFSDGSFVYIPKGVRCPMELSSYFRINARNTGQFERTLIIADDDAYVSYLEGCTAPMRDENQLHAAIVEIIVKDNAEVKYSTVQNWYPGDEHGKGGVLNLVTKRGDLRGVNSKLSWTQVETGSAITWKYPSCILRGDNSVAEFYSVAVTNNYQEADTGTKMIHMGKNTKSTIISKGISAGHSQNSYRGLVRATSNADNARNYSSCDSLLLGSDCGAHTFPYMDAHNDTAVFEHEATTSKISEDQLFYCNQRGIPTEEAVGLIVNGYAKDVLNKLPMEFAVEAQKLLSVSLEGTVG
- the sufC gene encoding Fe-S cluster assembly ATPase SufC; translation: MLEVKNLHATIAGKEILKGINLTINDGEIHAIMGPNGSGKSTLSAVLTGNPLYTVTEGEAIFNGKNLLDMKPEDRAREGLFLSFQYPVEIPGVSMTNFMRAAINAKREYQGLEPLNTSEFMKLMREKRELVELDSKLARRSVNEGFSGGEKKRNEIFQMAMLEPKLSILDETDSGLDVDAMRIVADGVNKMHTDKTSAIVITHYERLLDMIKPSVVHVLYKGRIVKTAGPELAKEIEARGYDWIKAEVDEK